In Monodelphis domestica isolate mMonDom1 chromosome 3, mMonDom1.pri, whole genome shotgun sequence, the following proteins share a genomic window:
- the ARL6IP4 gene encoding ADP-ribosylation factor-like protein 6-interacting protein 4 isoform X2: MAHGRSHKRCRSRSHSRSGSRGPEQAERRRRRRKSSKDAVRSPSASGSQGPRTSLASNGEERSRDKARKRRRPRSSSSSSSSSSSSSSSSSSSSSSSSSGASSAGRRKRGKRKDKKGTKKAKKRLKKKKKKKEKEKAARAKALEEMPGPSLDQWRKEPLVESGPEFGCFSQSPQDGRPLDVPFFATTKSCPPCAGAQKPPISSEGTFPGAFPRPACS, translated from the exons ATGGCCCACGGCCGGTCCCACAAGCGCTGCAGGAGCCGCAGCCACAGCCGCAGCGGCTCCCGTGGGCCAGAGCAGgcggagaggaggaggaggaggaggaagagcagtaaggatgcCGTTAGGAGCCCCTCGGCCTCAGGCTCTCAGGGCCCAAGGACCAGCCTGGCCTCAAATGGGGAAG AGAGAAGCAGGGACAAAGCCCGGAAGAGAAGGCGGCCcaggtcctcctcctcctcctccagctcttcttcctcctcttcctcctcctcctcctcctcctcttcttcctcctcctcggGGGCTTCCAGTGCGGGCAGGAGGAAGCGAGGGAAGCGCAAGGACAAGAAGGGCACAAAGAAGGCAAagaagaggctgaagaagaagaagaagaagaaggagaaagagaaggcgGCCAGGGCCAAGGCCTTGGAGGAGATGCCGGGCCCCTCGCTGGACCAGTGGCGTAAAGAGCCCCTGGTGGAGAGTGGCCCAG AGTTCGGCTGCTTCAGCCAGTCCCCGCAGGATGGGCGTCCCCTCGATGTCcccttctttgccaccacaaaaagctgccCCCCGTGTGCTGGTGCACAGAAGCCCCCCATTTCTTCTGAGGGAACATTTCCTGGCGCCTTCCCCCGGCCGGCTTGCTCATGA
- the ARL6IP4 gene encoding ADP-ribosylation factor-like protein 6-interacting protein 4 isoform X1, whose protein sequence is MAHGRSHKRCRSRSHSRSGSRGPEQAERRRRRRKSSKDAVRSPSASGSQGPRTSLASNGEERSRDKARKRRRPRSSSSSSSSSSSSSSSSSSSSSSSSSGASSAGRRKRGKRKDKKGTKKAKKRLKKKKKKKEKEKAARAKALEEMPGPSLDQWRKEPLVESGPVLTDEQKSRIQAMKPMTKEEWDARQSIIRKVVDPETGRTRLIKGDGEVLEEIVTKERHKEINKQATRGDGLAFQLRAGLLQ, encoded by the exons ATGGCCCACGGCCGGTCCCACAAGCGCTGCAGGAGCCGCAGCCACAGCCGCAGCGGCTCCCGTGGGCCAGAGCAGgcggagaggaggaggaggaggaggaagagcagtaaggatgcCGTTAGGAGCCCCTCGGCCTCAGGCTCTCAGGGCCCAAGGACCAGCCTGGCCTCAAATGGGGAAG AGAGAAGCAGGGACAAAGCCCGGAAGAGAAGGCGGCCcaggtcctcctcctcctcctccagctcttcttcctcctcttcctcctcctcctcctcctcctcttcttcctcctcctcggGGGCTTCCAGTGCGGGCAGGAGGAAGCGAGGGAAGCGCAAGGACAAGAAGGGCACAAAGAAGGCAAagaagaggctgaagaagaagaagaagaagaaggagaaagagaaggcgGCCAGGGCCAAGGCCTTGGAGGAGATGCCGGGCCCCTCGCTGGACCAGTGGCGTAAAGAGCCCCTGGTGGAGAGTGGCCCAG TCCTGACAGATGAGCAGAAGTCCCGCATCCAGGCCATGAAGCCAATGACCAAAGAGGAGTGGGATGCCCGGCAGAGCATCATTCGCAAGGTGGTGGACCCTGAGACTGGCCGGACGAG ACTCATTAAGGGGGATGGCGAAGTTCTGGAAGAAATCGTAACCAAAGAGAGACACAAGGAGATCAACAAG CAAGCCACCAGGGGGGACGGCTTGGCCTTCCAGCTTCGTGCAGGTCTGTTGCAGTAA